In Cryptomeria japonica chromosome 10, Sugi_1.0, whole genome shotgun sequence, a genomic segment contains:
- the LOC131039377 gene encoding uncharacterized protein LOC131039377, with translation MTWDEFVRVRRFNNVGPTQQPPSQEGENLGRPDLAAEPSSSRMSPVQEPPPVEKSPPKETLVELVKASIGILSQTLMRTRDAVQREKGKEKQSDMKKKKEKGKNIDLVSPVTKKRKIAEESSPAATVVATKTPKEMEIENPLGATKEMPLKRSHRLQGKPKNKRQSEKPSASIFVDSPKWEPSSPSQDVILPTLIVKP, from the coding sequence ATGACTTGGGATGAATTTGTAAGGGTTAGAAGGTTTAATAATGTGGGTCCAACACAACAACCCCCATCTCAAGAAGGGGAAAATTTGGGAAGACCCGACCTTGCCGCTGAGCCCTCATCCTCTAGAATGTCACCAGTTCAAGAACCTCCTCCAGTAGAGAAATCCCCACCAAAAGAAACCTTGGTAGAGTTAGTAAAAGCCTCAATAGGGATTCTATCACAAACCCTGATGAGAACCAGGGATGCCGTGCAGAGGGAGAAGGGTAAGGAGAAGCAAAGtgacatgaagaagaagaaggagaaaggAAAAAATATTGATCTAGTCTCTCCTGTcacaaagaaaaggaaaattgCTGAAGAAAGTTCCCCCGCAGCCACTGTAGTAGCTACAAAAACACCTAAAGAGATGGAAATAGAAAACCCTCTTGGAGCCACTAAAGAAATGCCTCTAAAAAGAAGCCATAGGCTCCAAGGGAAGCCTAAGAATAAAAGGCAATCAGAGAAGCCAAGTGCCAGTATTTTTGTTGACTCCCCAAAATGGGAACCGAGTAGTCCTAGTCAGGATGTTATTCTGCCTACCTTAATTGTGAAGCCGTAG